One Pelecanus crispus isolate bPelCri1 chromosome 14, bPelCri1.pri, whole genome shotgun sequence genomic window carries:
- the MAFB gene encoding transcription factor MafB, which yields MAGELSIGAELPTSPLAMEYVNDFDLMKFDVKKEPLGRNDRSGRHCTRLQPAGSVSSTPISTPCSSVPSSPSFSPTEQKTHLEDLYWMANSYQQMNPEALNLTPEDAVEALIGSHQVSQQLQGFESFRAHHHHHHHHHQHHHQYPAVTHEDLAGSGHPHHHHHHHHQASPTPSTSSSSSQQLQNSHQQHPPSSSVEDRFSDDQLVSMSVRELNRHLRGFTKDEVIRLKQKRRTLKNRGYAQSCRYKRVQQKHHLENEKTQLIQQVEQLKQEVTRLARERDAYKLKCEKLASNGFREAGSTSDNPSSPEFFM from the coding sequence ATGGCCGGAGAGCTCAGCATCGGAGCCGAGCTGCCCACTAGCCCGCTGGCCATGGAGTATGTCAACGACTTCGACCTGATGAAGTTCGACGTGAAGAAGGAGCCCCTGGGCAGGAACGACCGCTCGGGCAGGCACTGCACCCGCCTGCAGCCTGCCGGCTCCGTCTCCTCCACCCCCATCAGCACCCCCTGCAGCTCCGTGCCCTCCTCGCCCAGCTTCAGCCCCACCGAGCAGAAGACCCACTTGGAGGACCTGTACTGGATGGCCAACAGCTACCAGCAGATGAACCCCGAGGCACTGAACCTCACCCCAGAGGATGCTGTCGAAGCCCTCATTGGGTCCCACCAGGTGTCCCAGCAGCTGCAAGGCTTCGAGAGCTTCCGggcccaccaccaccaccatcaccaccatcaccaacaccaccaccagTACCCCGCGGTCACTCACGAAGACCTGGCCGGCAGCGGGCACCCtcatcaccaccaccatcaccaccaccaggcctctcccactccctccacctcctccagctcctcccagcagctccagaacTCGCACCAGCAGCATCCGCCCTCCAGCAGCGTGGAGGACCGGTTCTCGGACGACCAGCTGGTCTCCATGTCTGTGCGGGAGCTCAACAGGCACCTCCGAGGCTTCACCAAAGATGAGGTGATCCGCCTCAAGCAGAAGAGGAGGACCTTGAAGAACAGGGGCTATGCCCAGTCCTGCAGGTATAAACGTGTCCAGCAGAAACACCACCTGGAGAACGAAAAGACCCAGCTCATTCAGCAGGTGGAACAGCTCAAGCAAGAAGTGACCCGGCTCGCCAGAGAGAGAGATGCCTACAAGCTCAAGTGTGAGAAACTTGCCAGCAATGGCTTCAGAGAGGCCGGCTCCACCAGTGACAACCCGTCTTCCCCTGAGTTCTTCATGTGA